In Lysobacter luteus, a single window of DNA contains:
- a CDS encoding GNAT family N-acetyltransferase produces the protein MSIVVRDVREHELDSVLALNNAAGPAILPLDSARLRHFYETAEYFRVAERDGTLAGFLIGVGSDADHDSRNFQWFRERYPRFFYIDRVVVASRRRGGGVGRAFYADVQSHAELRYPLVTCEVFLEGVTDPVLLFHGSFGFREVGQRVLVRNGMRAAMLMKELCSYPWVRDTYGGNLPDVPWITTRSVLEAPPAPRSTGTGGP, from the coding sequence ATGTCGATCGTCGTCCGCGACGTGCGTGAGCACGAGCTGGATTCCGTCCTTGCCCTGAACAATGCCGCCGGCCCCGCGATCCTGCCCCTGGATTCGGCCCGGTTGCGCCATTTCTACGAGACCGCCGAATACTTCCGCGTCGCCGAGCGCGACGGGACGCTGGCCGGGTTCCTGATCGGCGTCGGCAGCGATGCGGACCATGACAGCCGCAATTTCCAGTGGTTCCGCGAGCGGTATCCCCGTTTTTTCTACATCGACCGCGTGGTCGTCGCCAGCCGCCGCCGCGGCGGCGGTGTCGGCCGTGCGTTCTATGCCGACGTGCAGAGCCACGCCGAGCTGCGCTACCCGCTCGTGACCTGCGAGGTGTTCCTGGAGGGCGTGACCGACCCGGTGCTGCTGTTCCACGGCAGCTTCGGTTTCCGCGAGGTCGGCCAGCGCGTGCTGGTACGCAACGGCATGCGCGCGGCGATGCTGATGAAGGAGCTCTGCAGCTATCCCTGGGTGCGCGACACCTACGGCGGCAACCTCCCCGACGTGCCCTGGATCACCACGCGCAGCGTCCTCGAGGCGCCGCCGGCCCCCCGCTCGACCGGAACCGGCGGTCCATGA
- the minD gene encoding septum site-determining protein MinD, with protein sequence MAEIIVVTSGKGGVGKTTTSASLACGLARRGHKVAVIDFDVGLRNLDLIMGCERRVVYDFVNVVNGESTLKQSLIKDKRFENLYVLAASQTRDKDALTKEGVQKVLEDLAADGFDYIVADSPAGIEKGAFLAMYFADQAVVVVNPEVSSVRDSDRILGLLASKTRRAENGERVKEHLLLTRYSPKRVESGEMLSVGDVEEILGLKTIGVIPESSDVLHASNKGEPVILDADSDAAQAYDDAVARLLGDTRPMRFVLPEKKGFFSKMFGG encoded by the coding sequence TTGGCCGAAATCATCGTAGTCACGTCGGGCAAGGGCGGCGTCGGCAAGACCACGACCAGTGCCTCCCTTGCCTGTGGCCTCGCGCGCCGTGGCCACAAGGTGGCCGTCATCGACTTCGACGTCGGCCTGCGCAACCTCGACCTGATCATGGGTTGCGAGCGACGCGTGGTGTACGACTTCGTCAACGTGGTCAACGGCGAGTCCACGCTCAAGCAGTCGCTCATCAAGGACAAGCGGTTCGAGAACCTCTACGTCCTTGCCGCGTCGCAGACGCGCGACAAGGACGCGCTGACCAAGGAAGGCGTGCAGAAGGTCCTGGAGGACCTGGCCGCCGACGGTTTCGACTACATCGTGGCCGACTCCCCGGCCGGCATCGAGAAGGGCGCCTTCCTGGCGATGTACTTCGCCGACCAGGCCGTCGTGGTGGTCAACCCGGAAGTCTCCTCGGTGCGCGACTCCGACCGCATCCTCGGCCTGCTGGCGAGCAAGACCCGCCGCGCCGAGAACGGCGAGCGCGTGAAGGAGCACCTGCTGCTGACCCGCTACAGCCCCAAGCGCGTGGAATCGGGCGAGATGCTCAGCGTCGGCGACGTCGAGGAAATCCTCGGCCTCAAGACGATCGGCGTGATCCCCGAGTCCAGTGACGTCCTGCACGCCTCCAACAAGGGCGAGCCGGTGATCCTCGATGCCGACTCCGACGCCGCACAGGCGTACGACGACGCCGTTGCCCGCCTGCTCGGCGACACCCGCCCGATGCGGTTTGTCCTTCCCGAGAAGAAGGGCTTCTTCAGCAAGATGTTCGGAGGTTAG
- a CDS encoding polyketide cyclase: MTRLIEILISLAIVAVLFVAVGFLLPSSRHIENSVETNRKLTVVYDTISSFRRFDDWNTLALRDPGMDKKLIGPEEGVGARLEFDSDVKEVGEGSWEIIEAVPNKSVTFRINDDKVGKNKVTKFILEPTGRNNRNVKITQTYDVDYGMNLLGRYAGMYVGSNFGGDMKVSLSRLSNMLAAVPNFDYAELSKDDPTMAPQMGERPAQTLLVVGAAVERNNDVVQRTMRNNMQWITKVMDANGLEPAGPVRIITNEFGSENYAFEVAQPVRLAGSGNGNDDAAETDDAADAEGAEEGAEEGDNAPAVTGKSILASATEYPSNGPLKIEVQGPVEVVEVPAGPVAMVPFKGHMANLSNVRDALRGWAMTRGHQTVERPYEAWVDGINSGFTENGEFVVYWAVK, encoded by the coding sequence ATGACCCGTCTGATCGAGATCCTGATTTCACTGGCCATCGTGGCCGTGCTTTTCGTCGCTGTCGGCTTCCTGCTGCCGTCGAGCCGCCACATCGAGAACTCGGTTGAGACCAACCGCAAGCTCACGGTCGTATACGACACGATCAGCAGCTTCCGTCGTTTCGACGACTGGAACACGCTGGCGCTGCGCGACCCGGGCATGGACAAGAAGCTGATCGGGCCGGAAGAGGGCGTCGGTGCGCGCCTGGAGTTCGATTCGGACGTGAAGGAAGTGGGCGAGGGCAGCTGGGAGATCATCGAGGCCGTCCCGAACAAGAGCGTCACCTTCCGGATCAATGACGACAAGGTCGGCAAGAACAAGGTCACCAAGTTCATCCTGGAGCCGACCGGCCGCAACAACCGCAACGTCAAGATCACCCAGACCTACGACGTCGACTACGGCATGAACCTGCTCGGCCGCTACGCCGGCATGTACGTGGGCAGCAACTTCGGTGGCGACATGAAGGTCAGCCTGTCGCGCCTGAGCAACATGCTCGCCGCGGTGCCGAACTTCGACTACGCCGAGCTGAGCAAGGACGACCCGACCATGGCGCCGCAGATGGGCGAGCGCCCGGCGCAGACGCTGCTGGTGGTGGGTGCGGCGGTAGAGCGCAACAACGACGTCGTGCAGCGCACCATGCGCAACAACATGCAGTGGATCACCAAGGTGATGGACGCCAACGGCCTTGAGCCGGCCGGCCCGGTCCGCATCATCACCAACGAGTTCGGTTCCGAGAACTACGCGTTCGAAGTCGCCCAGCCGGTCCGCCTTGCGGGCAGTGGCAATGGCAATGACGACGCTGCCGAGACCGATGACGCGGCCGATGCCGAGGGCGCGGAAGAGGGCGCGGAAGAGGGCGACAACGCCCCGGCGGTGACCGGCAAGTCGATCCTCGCCTCGGCTACCGAGTACCCGTCCAACGGTCCGCTGAAGATCGAAGTACAGGGTCCGGTCGAAGTGGTCGAAGTCCCCGCCGGCCCGGTCGCGATGGTCCCCTTCAAGGGCCACATGGCCAACCTCTCGAACGTGCGCGATGCGCTGCGTGGCTGGGCGATGACCCGCGGCCACCAGACCGTCGAGCGCCCATACGAGGCGTGGGTGGACGGCATCAACAGCGGCTTCACCGAGAACGGCGAGTTCGTCGTCTACTGGGCGGTCAAGTAA
- the minC gene encoding septum site-determining protein MinC: MSAVGMDYEPAGELKIGQVGIANLRIRTLDIDRLAAEMADRVRRAPNLFRRAAVVVDFGGLSQTPDVATARALLDGLRKAGVLPVALAYGSSDTERLAEALELPLLAKFRAQYERAGDAPEPAPAAGAAVPRTASAPPREAPRPPAQVAATGASPGLVHAALVRSGQQLYADNRDLTILTAVGAGAEVIADGSVHIYGPLRGRALAGAQGNEQARIFCREFHAELVAIAGHYKVLEEIPKDLRGKAVQVWLEDGQLHIAALDAT, encoded by the coding sequence ATGAGCGCGGTCGGGATGGACTACGAACCGGCCGGCGAGCTGAAGATCGGCCAGGTCGGCATCGCCAACCTCCGCATCCGCACCCTCGACATCGACCGCCTGGCGGCGGAGATGGCGGACCGCGTGCGGCGCGCGCCCAACCTGTTCCGCCGGGCCGCCGTGGTGGTGGATTTTGGCGGCCTCTCCCAGACCCCGGATGTCGCCACCGCGCGGGCCCTGCTCGACGGCCTGCGCAAGGCCGGCGTGCTGCCGGTGGCGCTGGCATACGGGTCGAGCGACACCGAGCGCCTGGCCGAGGCGCTGGAGCTTCCGTTGCTGGCCAAGTTCCGCGCGCAGTACGAGCGTGCCGGCGACGCGCCGGAGCCCGCGCCCGCCGCCGGGGCCGCAGTCCCGCGCACCGCCTCCGCACCGCCGCGCGAAGCGCCGCGTCCACCGGCCCAGGTGGCCGCCACCGGCGCCAGCCCCGGGCTGGTCCACGCCGCGCTCGTGCGGTCGGGCCAGCAGCTGTACGCCGACAACCGCGACCTCACCATCCTGACCGCGGTCGGCGCCGGCGCCGAAGTCATCGCCGACGGTTCGGTCCACATCTACGGTCCGCTCCGCGGCCGCGCGCTTGCCGGCGCGCAGGGCAACGAGCAGGCGCGCATCTTCTGCCGCGAGTTCCATGCCGAGCTGGTCGCCATCGCCGGCCACTACAAGGTGCTCGAGGAAATCCCGAAGGACCTGCGCGGCAAGGCGGTGCAGGTCTGGCTGGAGGACGGCCAACTGCACATCGCCGCGCTGGACGCCACCTGA
- the minE gene encoding cell division topological specificity factor MinE codes for MGMFDFLLAKKQTASVAKDRLRIIVAHERATRGGPDYLPMLQRELLEVIRKYVSVDAEAVKVDLMGDGDNKVLDISVALPEAGDTRAVANG; via the coding sequence ATGGGCATGTTCGACTTCCTGCTGGCCAAGAAGCAGACCGCGTCCGTCGCCAAGGACCGCCTGCGGATCATCGTCGCGCACGAGCGCGCGACGCGTGGCGGCCCCGACTACCTGCCGATGCTGCAGCGCGAGCTGCTCGAGGTCATCCGCAAGTACGTCAGCGTCGATGCCGAGGCGGTCAAGGTCGACCTGATGGGCGATGGCGACAACAAGGTGCTGGATATCTCCGTCGCCCTGCCCGAGGCGGGCGACACCCGCGCCGTCGCCAACGGCTGA
- a CDS encoding sensor histidine kinase translates to MLSRLNHSRLLRFAGLFTWGMVGMWLVQLWLDPGGLVLAAEGHGSFDLLVARWVALYLTFGGAYWWITRDLGSQRPTLLSHVLLLVLTLCAIGVSYLSSTGLGSILLMVVAGLLPWLLSLRVGIAWLIGGNLVIAPVFVTIGMPLLIAVAQSLAYVGFSSLVFVTALVAKQQAQAREEQRRLNAELRATRLLLAESARINERTRISRELHDLLGHHLTALSLNLEVAGHLVDGRARDHVGQAHTLAKLLLTDVREAVSQLREDGAIDLAAALQPLAENVPGLDIHMDIEAPLTLDDPERAHVLLRCTQEIITNAVRHAGARNLWIRARREQCRIDMTARDDGRGADELTAGNGLRGMRERLQQYGGELTIETRAQAGFRLHLTLPATAASAASEGVVA, encoded by the coding sequence ATGCTGAGCCGCCTGAACCATAGCCGACTGCTGCGTTTCGCCGGTCTCTTCACGTGGGGCATGGTCGGCATGTGGCTGGTCCAGCTGTGGCTGGACCCGGGTGGGCTGGTGCTCGCCGCCGAGGGGCACGGGTCTTTCGACCTGCTGGTGGCGCGCTGGGTCGCGCTGTACCTGACGTTCGGCGGGGCCTACTGGTGGATCACCCGCGACCTGGGAAGCCAACGGCCGACGTTGCTGTCCCACGTCCTGCTGCTGGTGCTCACCCTGTGCGCGATCGGCGTGAGCTACCTGTCGAGCACCGGCCTGGGCAGCATCCTCCTGATGGTCGTCGCCGGGCTGCTGCCCTGGTTGCTGTCGCTGCGGGTGGGCATTGCCTGGTTGATTGGCGGCAACCTGGTGATCGCGCCGGTGTTCGTCACCATCGGCATGCCGCTGCTGATCGCGGTGGCCCAGTCGCTGGCCTACGTGGGGTTCTCGAGCCTGGTGTTCGTCACCGCGCTGGTGGCCAAGCAGCAGGCCCAGGCCCGCGAGGAGCAGCGCCGGCTCAATGCCGAACTGCGCGCGACGCGGTTGCTGCTGGCCGAGAGCGCACGCATCAACGAGCGCACGCGCATCTCCCGTGAGCTGCACGACCTGCTCGGCCACCACCTGACCGCGCTGAGCCTCAACCTGGAAGTCGCGGGGCACCTCGTTGACGGCCGCGCGCGCGACCACGTCGGCCAGGCCCACACGCTGGCCAAGCTGCTGCTCACCGATGTGCGCGAGGCGGTCAGCCAGTTACGCGAGGACGGCGCCATCGACCTGGCCGCGGCGTTGCAGCCGCTGGCCGAGAACGTGCCCGGCCTCGACATCCACATGGACATCGAGGCGCCGCTCACGCTCGACGACCCCGAGCGCGCCCACGTGCTGCTGCGCTGCACGCAGGAAATCATCACCAACGCGGTGCGCCACGCCGGCGCCCGCAACCTCTGGATCCGCGCACGCCGCGAGCAGTGCCGGATCGACATGACCGCGCGCGACGACGGGCGCGGCGCGGACGAACTCACCGCCGGCAACGGCCTGCGCGGCATGCGCGAGCGCCTGCAGCAGTACGGTGGCGAGCTGACGATCGAAACCCGGGCGCAGGCAGGCTTCCGCCTTCACCTGACGCTACCGGCCACGGCGGCCTCCGCCGCCAGCGAAGGAGTGGTTGCATGA
- a CDS encoding response regulator, producing MIRVLLVDDQTLVRQGVRSLLSLADGIEVVAEAGDGRQAVEVIPQVRPDVVLMDMRMPVMSGLEALQALARTNQLPPTIILTTFDDDQLVLAGLKAGAKGYLLKDVSLEQLVGAIQTVAAGGSLVQPAMTQRLLSGLEHMRNDFVSLDRPDPLTERETEILRLMAGGFSNKEIANSLGVAEGTIKNHVSNILSKLGVRDRTRAVLKAFELQLV from the coding sequence ATGATCCGCGTACTGCTTGTCGATGATCAGACCCTGGTGCGCCAGGGCGTGCGTTCGCTGCTGTCGCTGGCCGACGGCATCGAAGTGGTGGCCGAGGCGGGCGATGGCCGGCAGGCGGTCGAAGTGATCCCCCAGGTGCGGCCCGACGTCGTCCTGATGGACATGCGGATGCCGGTGATGTCCGGACTGGAGGCGCTGCAGGCCCTGGCCCGCACCAACCAGCTGCCGCCCACGATCATCCTGACCACGTTCGACGACGACCAGCTGGTGCTGGCCGGGCTCAAGGCCGGCGCCAAGGGCTACCTGCTCAAGGACGTGTCGCTCGAGCAGCTGGTGGGGGCGATCCAGACCGTCGCCGCCGGCGGGTCGCTGGTCCAGCCGGCCATGACCCAGCGGCTGCTGTCGGGACTGGAGCACATGCGCAACGATTTCGTCAGCCTGGACCGCCCGGACCCGTTGACCGAGCGCGAGACCGAGATCCTGCGGCTGATGGCCGGCGGCTTTTCCAACAAGGAAATCGCCAACTCGCTCGGAGTGGCGGAGGGGACCATCAAGAACCACGTCTCCAACATCCTCTCCAAGCTGGGCGTACGCGACCGCACCCGGGCCGTGCTGAAGGCCTTCGAACTCCAGCTGGTCTGA